One Triticum dicoccoides isolate Atlit2015 ecotype Zavitan chromosome 5B, WEW_v2.0, whole genome shotgun sequence genomic window carries:
- the LOC119306965 gene encoding protein FAR1-RELATED SEQUENCE 5-like: MDGHTASLEEIEEYHMMVSQMFASEKQGYEHYNRYARAKGFSVRLDDKEYVKGTREVKARRFCCSKEGHRLEKYFQATDQKREPRALTRCGCKAMLEIQHDAGRGQWFVKKFVDVHNHPLADPDQSAFLWSHRRMNDAHKADAVEYGLGGLRTFQIMNVAEKQHGGYPHVGYISRDLYNFFARYKKKRILGRDADFVLNHMRVQEERDAEFFFKYTTDDEGHLRNLFWADSQSQIDYDAFGDVVVFDSTYRVNRYNLPFVAFVGLNHHRSIVVFGIGVVSDETHKSYEWLLQTFVEATGHKEPISVITDGDSAMRKAIRKILPRTDHRLCSWHIEQNIIRHLHNPMLDDFRKLIYCRMGVYQFEKSWAEFKANYEIEEENEWMSRMYKLRKKWAT, from the coding sequence ATGGATGGTCATACTGCTAGCTTGGAGGAGATAGAAGAATATCACATGATGGTTAGTCAGATGTTTGCAAGCGAGAAGCAAGGTTACGAGCACTACAACAGATATGCAAGAGCAAAAGGTTTTAGTGTCAGATTGGATGACAAGGAGTACGTGAAGGGCACCAGAGAGGTGAAAGCAAGACGTTTCTGCTGCTCTAAAGAAGGGCACCGATTGGAGAAGTACTTTCAAGCGACTGACCAAAAAAGGGAGCCACGGGCGCTAACCCGTTGTGGTTGCAAAGCTATGCTTGAGATCCAACATGATGCAGGCAGGGGTCAGTGGTTTGTTAAGAAGTTTGTTGATGTCCATAACCACCCGCTAGCCGACCCAGACCAATCTGCTTTTCTATGGTCTCACCGTAGGATGAACGATGCTCACAAGGCTGATGCAGTGGAATACGGACTTGGTGGTCTCCGTACGTTCCAAATCATGAATGTGGCGGAGAAACAGCATGGTGGTTATCCTCATGTTGGGTATATTTCCCGAGACCTGTACAATTTCTTCGCCAGGTACAAGAAAAAAAGAATCTTAGGCAGGGATGCTGACTTTGTGCTGAACCATATGAGAGTACAGGAAGAACGAGATGCTGAGTTTTTCTTCAAATACACCACGGATGATGAAGGACATCTTCGAAATTTATTCTGGGCAGATTCACAGTCTCAGATTGATTATGATGCATTCGGAGATGTAGTTGTGTTTGACAGCACTTATCGGGTCAACCGCTACAATCTCCCTTTTGTTGCATTTGTTGGACTGAACCATCATCGTAGTATTGTTGTTTTCGGGATTGGTGTTGTTTCAGATGAGACCCACAAGTCATACGAGTGGCTACTTCAGACCTTTGTAGAGGCGACGGGTCATAAGGAGCCCATATCTGTTATCACAGATGGAGACTCGGCAATGAGAAAAGCAATTAGGAAGATTTTGCCAAGGACAGACCATCGGCTATGCAGTTGGCACATTGAGCAGAACATAATACGCCACCTGCATAATCCAATGCTTGATGACTTCAGAAAACTCATATACTGTCGAATGGGAGTTTACCAGTTTGAGAAATCATGGGCTGAGTTCAAAGCGAACTATGAGATCGAAGAGGAGAACGAATGGATGTCCAGAATGTACAAACTTAGGAAAAAGTGGGCCACATAA